One region of Neisseria mucosa genomic DNA includes:
- a CDS encoding LysR family transcriptional regulator — MQNFNELNYFLTLAQTQSFVKAGQLLGISSSALSHSMKNLETRLNLRLLNRTTRNVSLTEAGQQLFEQLFPLYQAINHEVDALNTFLNTPSGLIRINAPAVAAEAVLYPKLKPILNQYPKIRLEIVVDDRWADIVKEGFDMGVRLGNDVAKEMIAVPISAPLKMVLVASPDYLAQYGSPKNIRPLAKIFIPSH; from the coding sequence ATGCAGAACTTTAACGAGCTGAATTATTTTTTGACACTCGCACAAACTCAGAGTTTTGTGAAGGCAGGACAGCTTTTGGGGATTTCTTCTTCGGCGTTGAGCCACAGCATGAAAAATTTAGAAACGCGGCTAAATTTGCGCCTGCTCAACCGCACTACGCGCAATGTGTCGCTGACCGAAGCCGGACAGCAGCTTTTTGAGCAGCTTTTTCCGCTTTATCAAGCGATTAACCACGAGGTCGATGCGTTGAATACTTTTCTGAACACGCCTTCGGGGCTGATTCGTATCAATGCCCCTGCGGTGGCGGCGGAAGCGGTGTTGTACCCGAAATTAAAGCCGATTTTGAACCAATACCCGAAAATCCGTTTGGAAATCGTGGTGGACGACCGCTGGGCGGACATTGTGAAAGAAGGGTTTGATATGGGCGTGCGGCTGGGTAACGATGTGGCGAAAGAGATGATTGCGGTGCCGATTTCCGCACCGCTCAAAATGGTATTGGTCGCCTCGCCCGATTATTTGGCGCAATACGGTTCGCCGAAAAATATTAGACCTCTTGCGAAAATATTCATCCCATCGCATTAA
- a CDS encoding tRNA 2-thiocytidine(32) synthetase TtcA: MSKKTKQELENNKLNKRLRHAVGDAINDFNMIEPGDKIMVCLSGGKDSYALLDILRQLQASAPIDFELVAVNLDQKQPGFPEEVLPTYLESIGVPYKIVEEDTYSTVKRVLDEGKTTCSLCSRLRRGILYRTAKELGCTKIALGHHRDDILATMFLNMFYGGKLKAMPPKLVSDNGEHIVIRPLAYVKEKDLIKYAELKQFPIIPCNLCGSQPNLQRQVIGDMLRDWDKRFPGRIESMFSALQNVVPSHLADPELFDFVGLERGQTLKHGGDLAFDSEKMPERYSDGSEEDESEIKITPSKPERKIINILANKPKTCGA; the protein is encoded by the coding sequence ATGTCAAAAAAAACCAAACAAGAATTAGAGAACAACAAACTCAACAAACGCCTGCGCCACGCCGTCGGTGACGCGATTAACGATTTCAACATGATTGAACCGGGCGACAAAATCATGGTCTGCCTCTCCGGTGGCAAAGACAGCTACGCCCTATTAGACATCCTGCGTCAGCTCCAAGCCAGTGCGCCGATTGATTTCGAGCTGGTTGCCGTCAACCTCGACCAAAAGCAGCCGGGCTTTCCCGAAGAAGTGCTGCCGACCTATCTCGAAAGCATAGGCGTACCGTACAAAATCGTTGAAGAAGACACCTACTCCACCGTCAAACGCGTGTTGGACGAAGGCAAAACGACTTGTTCGCTGTGCAGCCGCCTGCGCCGCGGCATCCTCTACCGCACCGCAAAAGAATTGGGCTGCACCAAAATCGCCTTGGGACACCACCGCGACGACATCCTCGCCACCATGTTCCTGAATATGTTTTACGGCGGCAAACTCAAAGCCATGCCGCCCAAACTGGTGAGCGACAACGGCGAACACATCGTCATCCGCCCGCTGGCATATGTGAAAGAAAAAGATTTGATTAAATACGCCGAGCTGAAACAATTCCCGATTATCCCGTGCAACCTCTGCGGCTCGCAGCCCAACCTGCAACGCCAAGTCATCGGCGATATGCTGCGCGATTGGGACAAACGCTTCCCCGGCCGTATTGAATCCATGTTCTCCGCCCTGCAAAACGTCGTACCCTCCCATCTTGCCGACCCCGAGCTTTTCGACTTCGTCGGTTTGGAACGCGGTCAAACCTTGAAACACGGCGGCGATTTGGCGTTTGACAGCGAAAAAATGCCCGAACGCTACTCCGACGGCAGCGAAGAAGACGAAAGCGAAATCAAAATCACCCCGTCCAAACCCGAACGCAAAATCATCAACATTCTGGCAAACAAGCCGAAAACTTGCGGCGCATAA
- a CDS encoding NAD-dependent dehydratase, with the protein MKNILILGANGGLAQTVIPVLLENPELILTLVSRNIRRLQTFANERVNVVQADVMDLPQLESLMQGQDVVYTNLAGNLEAMAENIVQAMNRTNVKRLIWISSMGIYGETGEDHGAILEPYRRSAQVVENSRLDYTIIRPAWFTDGHEIDYQLTRKGEPFQGRQVSKRSIAHLIAKLIERPEFSIRESLGIGRI; encoded by the coding sequence ATGAAAAACATCCTGATTCTGGGGGCAAATGGCGGTTTGGCTCAAACGGTGATTCCGGTCTTACTGGAAAACCCTGAACTTATACTCACGCTGGTATCACGCAACATCCGCCGCCTGCAAACCTTCGCCAATGAGCGGGTAAATGTGGTGCAGGCTGATGTGATGGATTTGCCTCAACTGGAAAGCTTAATGCAGGGGCAAGATGTGGTGTATACCAACCTTGCGGGAAACCTTGAAGCAATGGCGGAAAATATTGTGCAAGCAATGAACCGTACCAATGTTAAAAGACTGATTTGGATTAGTTCGATGGGTATTTATGGCGAAACAGGTGAAGACCATGGAGCAATTTTAGAGCCTTACCGCCGTTCGGCGCAGGTGGTGGAAAACAGCCGCTTGGATTACACCATTATCCGCCCTGCGTGGTTTACAGACGGCCATGAAATCGATTACCAACTCACCCGTAAAGGCGAACCATTTCAGGGCAGACAGGTTTCTAAACGCAGCATTGCCCATTTAATCGCCAAACTGATTGAACGCCCCGAATTTTCCATTCGGGAAAGTTTAGGTATAGGCAGAATCTAA
- a CDS encoding ATP-binding protein, with protein MQRKIIQSLENWKHKTNRKPLIIQGARQVGKTWAMKHFGEHSFEKVAYINFDNNPRMKTLFSGDYDIDRLILGLKIESGVDIQAENTLIIFDEVQEVPQALSSLKYFYENAPQFYIVAAGSLLGVSLHHQVSFPVGKVDFLPLYPMDFHEFLTALGKQDLVKLLELKDWSLISAMKTTYIDLLRLYYFVGGMPEAVKVFIETQNVDEVRQIQRNLLMAYEQDFSKHIHDGQTVQKVRSIWASIPEQLAKENKKFIYAQLQKGARSKDYEIALQWLKDSGLVHSVPRVKKPHLPLSAYQDNAFKLYGLDVGLLAVQSNLDASVLLEGSRIFTEFKGALTEQYVLQQLIATQENPVFYWATEKGTAEVDFVLQRKQAVIPIEVKAEENLKAKSLKVYVEQFQSEKAIRFSMADYREQDWLVNVPLYACSI; from the coding sequence ATGCAGCGTAAAATCATACAATCCTTAGAAAACTGGAAACACAAAACAAACCGAAAACCATTAATTATCCAAGGGGCAAGGCAGGTAGGAAAAACCTGGGCGATGAAACACTTTGGCGAGCACTCCTTTGAAAAAGTGGCGTATATCAACTTTGATAATAACCCCCGCATGAAAACGCTATTTTCTGGCGACTATGATATTGATCGTTTGATACTCGGTTTGAAAATTGAAAGCGGTGTCGATATTCAAGCAGAAAACACCCTGATTATTTTTGATGAAGTACAAGAAGTCCCGCAAGCATTATCTTCACTCAAATATTTTTACGAAAATGCACCCCAGTTTTATATCGTCGCGGCAGGCTCATTGCTTGGGGTATCACTACATCATCAAGTATCTTTTCCTGTTGGCAAAGTGGATTTTCTACCACTTTATCCCATGGATTTTCACGAATTTTTAACCGCACTTGGCAAACAAGATTTGGTGAAATTGCTGGAATTAAAAGACTGGTCGCTAATTTCAGCCATGAAAACCACTTATATTGATTTACTCCGTTTATATTATTTTGTAGGCGGTATGCCTGAAGCGGTAAAAGTATTTATCGAAACACAAAATGTCGATGAAGTGCGTCAAATTCAACGTAATTTATTGATGGCGTATGAACAAGATTTTTCCAAACATATTCACGATGGTCAGACTGTGCAAAAAGTGCGGTCAATTTGGGCTTCCATTCCTGAACAGCTTGCCAAAGAAAATAAAAAATTTATCTATGCTCAGCTACAAAAAGGGGCTAGAAGCAAAGACTATGAAATTGCTTTGCAATGGCTAAAAGACAGCGGCTTAGTACACAGCGTGCCTCGTGTGAAAAAGCCACATTTGCCACTTTCCGCTTATCAAGATAATGCCTTTAAATTGTATGGCTTAGATGTGGGGCTGCTCGCCGTACAAAGCAACTTGGATGCCAGCGTACTGCTAGAAGGCAGCCGTATTTTTACCGAATTTAAAGGCGCTTTAACCGAACAATATGTTTTGCAACAACTGATTGCCACCCAAGAAAACCCTGTTTTTTATTGGGCAACTGAAAAAGGTACAGCGGAGGTCGATTTTGTTCTGCAACGTAAGCAAGCTGTGATTCCGATTGAAGTCAAAGCAGAAGAAAATTTAAAAGCGAAAAGTTTGAAAGTGTATGTAGAACAATTTCAGTCTGAGAAAGCAATTCGCTTTTCAATGGCGGATTATAGGGAGCAGGATTGGCTAGTGAATGTGCCGTTGTATGCTTGTTCTATTTAA
- the cueR gene encoding Cu(I)-responsive transcriptional regulator, protein MMNISQAAAESGLSAKQIRDYEKHGLIASAARSEAGYRRYGQADLARLRFIRHAREVGFSLPQIGQLLSLQHNPQRTSREVKTLTARHIAELEAKIERLQGMVAELQRWHDACAGDDCPDCAILAGLEER, encoded by the coding sequence ATGATGAACATCAGCCAGGCCGCGGCCGAGAGCGGCCTTTCCGCCAAACAAATCCGCGACTACGAAAAGCACGGCCTAATCGCCTCGGCCGCGCGCAGCGAAGCGGGCTACCGCCGCTACGGACAGGCCGACCTTGCCCGGCTGCGCTTTATCCGCCATGCGCGGGAAGTGGGCTTTTCGCTGCCGCAGATCGGGCAGCTTTTGAGCCTGCAACACAACCCGCAGCGCACCAGCCGCGAAGTGAAAACGCTCACCGCGCGGCACATCGCCGAGCTGGAAGCCAAAATCGAACGCTTGCAGGGCATGGTGGCCGAGCTGCAACGTTGGCACGATGCCTGCGCGGGAGACGACTGCCCGGATTGTGCGATTTTGGCCGGGCTGGAGGAGCGTTAG
- a CDS encoding transcriptional regulator, with translation MSFGNCKSSGYFRKRSIDDLQQHCLIGAKLSAEHGAEMQWEFKYKKELITFTPKSQFSINNHLRLQALSDDLGITWLPHIIAADALHSGQLVELLPEYAITYDPLYLYYPSRRGHSNVFKLIVDALRVEVV, from the coding sequence ATTTCATTTGGGAATTGTAAATCTTCAGGATACTTTCGCAAGAGGTCTATTGACGATTTGCAGCAGCACTGCCTTATCGGCGCAAAGCTCTCCGCCGAACACGGCGCGGAGATGCAGTGGGAATTCAAATACAAAAAAGAGCTGATTACGTTCACGCCCAAATCGCAGTTTTCCATCAATAATCATCTGCGCCTGCAAGCCCTTTCAGACGACCTCGGCATCACTTGGCTGCCGCATATCATCGCCGCAGACGCACTCCATTCAGGGCAGTTGGTCGAGCTGTTGCCCGAGTACGCCATCACCTACGATCCGCTTTATCTCTATTACCCCAGTCGCCGCGGGCATTCGAATGTGTTTAAGTTGATTGTGGATGCGCTGCGGGTGGAGGTCGTCTGA
- a CDS encoding copper chaperone has product MQTITLNIEGMTCGGCVKSVTSILEGVNGVDKAEVSLENKNAVVEFDPAQTNPAALIEAVEDGGFDAAL; this is encoded by the coding sequence ATGCAAACCATCACATTAAACATCGAAGGCATGACCTGCGGCGGCTGCGTGAAAAGCGTTACCAGCATCCTCGAAGGCGTAAACGGCGTGGACAAGGCCGAAGTGAGCCTGGAAAACAAGAACGCCGTCGTGGAATTCGACCCCGCTCAAACCAACCCCGCCGCGCTGATAGAAGCGGTGGAAGACGGCGGCTTTGATGCGGCTTTGTAA
- a CDS encoding DUF456 domain-containing protein, with protein sequence MTAIFILLGLIAICVGLLGTVYPAIPGLGLMFGGAWLLAYAGDYQIYGTNTLIFLAVVAAIGTAMDYVAGALGAKYTGATKTAVWGALIGGIVGAFFSIPGLLFGPLIGAGTGEFLARRDMWQAGKVGLGTFIGFIIGTVAKIGCALTIVMTLLVIWAASWF encoded by the coding sequence ATGACTGCCATTTTCATCCTGCTCGGTTTAATCGCCATCTGTGTCGGACTGCTCGGCACGGTTTATCCCGCTATTCCCGGATTGGGATTGATGTTCGGCGGCGCATGGCTGCTTGCCTATGCCGGCGATTATCAGATTTACGGTACAAATACTCTAATTTTTCTCGCCGTTGTCGCCGCTATCGGCACGGCGATGGATTATGTCGCAGGCGCATTAGGGGCAAAATATACAGGAGCCACTAAAACAGCAGTTTGGGGGGCACTGATTGGCGGTATTGTCGGCGCGTTTTTCTCCATTCCCGGGCTGTTGTTCGGCCCGCTCATCGGCGCGGGTACCGGGGAATTCTTGGCGCGCCGCGATATGTGGCAGGCGGGCAAAGTCGGGCTGGGGACGTTTATCGGCTTCATCATCGGTACGGTCGCCAAAATCGGTTGCGCCTTGACGATTGTAATGACCCTGCTCGTTATATGGGCGGCAAGCTGGTTTTAA
- a CDS encoding thioredoxin — MQQLHTLKDIEQAIATHPLVSLYIKAPICGVCTVVAAQLDSALELEGNVYAVKADIAEIPEMAGRFHVLTAPAWLLFYQGKEVERMARFIPQAQMKQTLAKWTKVAESGHQ, encoded by the coding sequence ATGCAACAACTGCACACTTTGAAAGACATCGAACAGGCCATCGCCACACACCCTTTAGTATCACTGTACATCAAAGCCCCAATCTGCGGTGTTTGTACGGTCGTGGCCGCCCAGCTTGACTCAGCTTTGGAGCTAGAAGGAAATGTGTATGCCGTAAAAGCCGATATTGCTGAAATACCCGAAATGGCTGGACGTTTCCACGTGCTGACCGCACCTGCATGGCTGCTGTTTTATCAAGGCAAGGAAGTAGAACGGATGGCCCGCTTCATCCCTCAGGCACAGATGAAGCAGACATTGGCAAAATGGACAAAAGTAGCAGAAAGCGGACATCAGTAA
- a CDS encoding IS5 family transposase, translating into MTTFFQQTAQAMIAKHIDRFPLLKLDQVIDWQPIEQYLNRQRTRYVRDHRGRPAYPLLSMFKAVLLGQWHSLSDPELEHSLITRIDFNLFCRFDELSIPDYSTLCRYRNWLAQDDTLSELLKLINCQLTEKGLKVEKASAAVIDATIIQTAGSKQRQAIEVDEEGQISGQTTPSKDKDARWTKKNGLYKLGYKQHTRTDEEGYIEKLHITPANTHECNHLLPLLEGIAEDTTVYADKGYDSAENRQHLKEHQLLDGIMRKAHRNRPLTENQTKRNRYLSKTRYVVEQSFGTLHRKFRYARAAYFGLLKVSAQSHLKAMCLNLLKAANRLSVPAAA; encoded by the coding sequence ATGACCACCTTCTTCCAGCAAACCGCCCAAGCCATGATTGCCAAACACATCGACCGCTTCCCACTATTGAAGTTGGATCAGGTGATTGATTGGCAGCCGATCGAACAGTACCTGAACCGTCAAAGGACCCGTTACGTCCGAGACCACCGCGGCCGTCCCGCCTATCCCCTGCTGTCCATGTTCAAAGCCGTCCTGCTCGGACAATGGCACAGTCTCTCCGATCCCGAACTCGAACACAGCCTCATCACCCGCATCGATTTCAACCTGTTTTGCCGTTTTGACGAACTGAGCATCCCCGATTACAGCACCTTATGCCGCTACCGAAACTGGCTGGCGCAAGACGATACCCTGTCCGAATTGCTAAAACTGATTAACTGCCAACTGACCGAAAAAGGCCTAAAAGTAGAGAAAGCATCCGCCGCCGTCATTGACGCCACCATTATTCAGACCGCCGGCAGCAAACAGCGTCAGGCTATAGAAGTCGATGAAGAAGGACAAATCAGCGGCCAAACCACACCGAGCAAAGATAAAGATGCCCGTTGGACAAAGAAAAACGGCCTCTACAAACTCGGTTACAAACAACATACCCGTACCGATGAGGAAGGCTATATCGAGAAACTGCACATCACCCCCGCCAATACCCATGAGTGCAACCACCTGTTGCCTTTGTTGGAGGGCATTGCCGAAGATACGACCGTCTATGCCGATAAAGGCTACGACAGTGCGGAAAACCGGCAACATCTGAAAGAGCATCAGTTGCTGGACGGCATTATGCGCAAAGCCCACCGTAACCGTCCGCTGACGGAAAATCAAACGAAGCGTAACCGGTATTTATCGAAAACCCGTTATGTGGTCGAACAAAGCTTTGGTACGCTACACCGTAAATTCCGCTATGCCCGGGCAGCCTATTTTGGTCTGCTCAAAGTGAGTGCGCAAAGCCATCTGAAGGCGATGTGTTTGAACCTGTTGAAGGCGGCTAACAGGCTAAGTGTGCCTGCTGCTGCCTAA
- a CDS encoding copper-translocating P-type ATPase has product MQQKVRFQIEGMTCQACASRIEKVLNKKDFVESAGVNFASEEAQVVFDDSQTSAADIAKIIEKTGYGAKEKTEEALPQPEETAHVSWRLWLLLAINIPFLIGMAGMMIGRHDWMIPPLWQFALASVVQLWLAVPFYKSAWASIKGGLANMDVLVTIGTVSIYLYSVYMLFFSPHAAHGMAHVYFEAGVMVIGFVSLGKFLEHRTKKSSLNSLGLLLKLTPTQVNVQREGEWKQLPIDQVQIGDLIRANHGERIAADGIIESGSGWADESHLTGESNPEEKKAGGKVLAGALMTEGSVVYRATQLGSQTLLGDMMNALSEAQGSKAPIARVADKAAAVFVPAVVGIALLTFIATWLVKGDWTVALMHAVAVLVIACPCALGLATPAAIMVGMGKAVKHGIWFKDAAAMEEAAHVDAVVLDKTGTLTEGRPQVAAVYCVPDSGFDEDALYRIAAAVEQNAAHPLARAIVSAAQARGLEIPAAQNAQTVVGAGITAEVEGVGLVKAGKAEFAELKLPENLSDDVWRIASIVAVSTNGKPIGAFALADALKTDTAEAIGRLKKHGIDVYIMSGDNQGTVEYVAKQLGIAHAFGNMSPRDKAAEVQKLKATGKTVAMVGDGINDAPALAAANVSFAMKGGADVAEHTASATLMQHSVNQLADALLVSQATLKNIKQNLFFAFFYNILGIPLAALGFLNPVIAGAAMAASSVSVLGNALRLKRVKIE; this is encoded by the coding sequence ATGCAACAAAAAGTCCGTTTCCAAATCGAAGGCATGACCTGTCAGGCCTGTGCTTCGCGCATTGAAAAAGTGTTGAACAAAAAAGATTTTGTCGAATCGGCTGGGGTGAACTTCGCCAGCGAAGAGGCGCAGGTGGTGTTTGACGACAGCCAAACCTCCGCCGCCGATATCGCCAAAATCATCGAGAAAACCGGCTATGGCGCGAAGGAGAAGACGGAAGAGGCTCTGCCACAGCCCGAAGAAACCGCGCATGTAAGCTGGCGACTGTGGCTTTTGCTGGCAATCAATATTCCGTTCCTTATCGGCATGGCAGGCATGATGATCGGTCGGCACGATTGGATGATTCCGCCGTTGTGGCAGTTTGCGCTGGCAAGCGTGGTGCAGCTTTGGCTGGCAGTGCCGTTTTACAAAAGCGCGTGGGCGAGCATCAAGGGCGGACTGGCGAATATGGACGTGCTCGTTACCATCGGCACGGTGTCGATTTACCTGTATTCCGTTTATATGTTGTTTTTCAGCCCGCACGCGGCGCACGGCATGGCGCATGTGTATTTTGAAGCGGGCGTGATGGTGATTGGTTTTGTGTCGCTGGGCAAATTTTTGGAACACCGCACCAAAAAATCCAGCCTGAACAGCTTGGGCCTGCTGCTGAAACTCACGCCGACCCAAGTCAACGTACAGCGCGAAGGCGAATGGAAACAACTGCCCATCGACCAAGTGCAAATCGGCGACCTTATCCGCGCCAACCACGGCGAACGCATCGCTGCCGACGGCATCATCGAAAGCGGCAGCGGCTGGGCAGACGAGAGCCACCTCACCGGCGAATCAAACCCCGAAGAGAAGAAAGCGGGCGGCAAAGTGTTGGCGGGCGCGCTGATGACCGAAGGCAGCGTGGTGTACCGCGCCACGCAGCTCGGCAGCCAAACCCTGCTCGGCGACATGATGAACGCGCTGTCCGAAGCGCAAGGCAGCAAGGCGCCGATTGCGCGCGTGGCGGACAAGGCGGCGGCGGTGTTCGTGCCTGCCGTCGTGGGCATCGCGCTTCTGACTTTTATCGCCACTTGGCTGGTGAAAGGCGATTGGACGGTTGCGCTGATGCATGCCGTTGCCGTTTTAGTGATTGCCTGCCCTTGTGCGCTCGGTCTGGCGACGCCCGCAGCGATTATGGTCGGCATGGGCAAGGCGGTGAAACACGGCATTTGGTTCAAAGACGCGGCAGCGATGGAAGAAGCCGCCCACGTCGATGCCGTCGTGTTGGACAAAACCGGCACGCTGACCGAAGGCAGGCCGCAAGTTGCCGCCGTCTATTGCGTGCCCGACAGCGGCTTTGACGAAGACGCTTTGTACCGCATCGCCGCCGCCGTCGAACAAAACGCCGCCCACCCGCTCGCCCGCGCCATCGTCTCCGCCGCACAAGCGCGCGGTTTGGAGATTCCCGCCGCACAAAACGCGCAAACCGTCGTCGGCGCAGGCATTACCGCCGAAGTCGAAGGCGTGGGTTTGGTGAAAGCGGGCAAAGCCGAATTTGCCGAATTAAAGTTGCCTGAAAACCTTTCAGACGACGTCTGGCGCATCGCAAGCATTGTCGCCGTTTCCACCAACGGCAAACCCATCGGCGCATTCGCGCTTGCCGACGCATTGAAAACCGACACCGCCGAAGCCATAGGCCGTCTGAAAAAACACGGCATCGACGTTTACATCATGAGCGGCGACAACCAAGGCACGGTCGAATACGTCGCCAAACAACTGGGTATCGCACACGCCTTCGGCAACATGAGTCCGCGCGACAAAGCCGCCGAAGTGCAGAAACTCAAAGCCACCGGCAAAACCGTGGCAATGGTCGGCGACGGCATCAACGACGCGCCCGCACTCGCCGCCGCCAACGTCAGCTTCGCCATGAAAGGCGGCGCGGACGTTGCCGAACACACCGCGTCCGCCACGCTGATGCAGCATTCGGTCAACCAGCTCGCCGATGCCCTGCTGGTGTCGCAGGCGACGTTGAAAAACATCAAGCAAAACCTGTTTTTCGCCTTCTTCTACAACATATTAGGCATCCCGCTTGCCGCACTCGGCTTCTTAAACCCCGTCATCGCAGGCGCGGCAATGGCGGCAAGCTCGGTGTCGGTGTTGGGCAATGCGTTGAGGCTGAAACGGGTGAAGATTGAGTAA
- a CDS encoding YecA family protein: protein MQLQAFDEASRVRLIQLLDAKSEQHNTMRCDEVQAFMMALLSGPDALNPNDWLPEVLGEESLFDAKERTEIERLVMALAADLRIKLGSKMLPDLWLYEDAAGNPDVYTWCNAYLYALDVVPTDWFEAVDQEEFEDLFYPIMALGGIYDEEQNGEIILHLTEKELSQLESDLPHVLLDIYWYWQAIINKPQTVRREGEKIGRNDSCPCGSGKKYKACCGKG from the coding sequence ATGCAATTACAAGCATTTGACGAAGCATCCCGTGTGCGCCTGATACAGCTGCTCGATGCCAAATCGGAACAACACAACACCATGCGCTGCGATGAGGTACAGGCATTTATGATGGCTTTGTTGAGTGGTCCCGATGCCTTGAATCCGAACGATTGGCTGCCTGAAGTGTTGGGTGAAGAATCATTGTTTGACGCGAAAGAGCGTACCGAAATCGAGCGTTTGGTGATGGCACTGGCGGCTGATTTGCGTATCAAGCTCGGCAGTAAAATGTTGCCCGATTTGTGGCTTTACGAAGATGCAGCGGGCAATCCCGACGTGTACACTTGGTGTAACGCCTATCTGTATGCCTTGGATGTCGTGCCGACCGATTGGTTTGAAGCGGTCGATCAGGAGGAGTTTGAAGACCTGTTCTATCCGATCATGGCTTTGGGCGGCATTTATGATGAAGAGCAAAACGGTGAAATCATTTTGCACCTGACTGAAAAAGAACTCTCACAGCTCGAATCCGACCTGCCGCACGTCCTGCTCGATATTTACTGGTATTGGCAGGCAATTATCAACAAACCGCAAACCGTACGTCGCGAAGGCGAAAAAATCGGGCGAAACGATTCTTGTCCCTGCGGGAGCGGTAAAAAATACAAAGCTTGTTGCGGTAAGGGATAA
- a CDS encoding OsmC family peroxiredoxin translates to MGGENAAPNPMEYLIGAAAGCCSIGFELQAAQAGVKLEQFEISARGGIDMAKLFGMEDGYGGLDNLVLTVKVKADADLPTLQNFADRSAATSPVLNSLKARAKVVVEKI, encoded by the coding sequence ATGGGCGGTGAAAACGCCGCCCCAAATCCGATGGAATACCTGATCGGCGCTGCGGCAGGCTGCTGCTCCATAGGTTTCGAGTTGCAAGCAGCACAGGCAGGCGTGAAACTGGAACAGTTTGAAATATCCGCAAGGGGCGGTATCGACATGGCCAAACTGTTCGGCATGGAAGATGGCTACGGCGGACTGGATAATCTGGTGCTAACCGTAAAAGTAAAAGCCGACGCCGACCTTCCTACCCTGCAAAATTTCGCCGACCGCTCCGCCGCCACCTCGCCAGTGTTGAACAGCCTGAAAGCGCGGGCAAAAGTGGTTGTGGAAAAAATCTAG
- a CDS encoding IS5/IS1182 family transposase (programmed frameshift) encodes MKYENLIQRSDREFKRLTGVTPVLFHEMLQVTTEAESRKVKSGRPHTLGLADQLLLTLSYLRHYHTQLELAAIYGLSESNVCRTIRKTEDALIRCKRFSLPKHKNPGDQTVIIDVTESPIERPKKQRQYYSGKKKRHTVKIQVIYGRETEKIISIQTGMGAQHDMRLAKKHLAELYPYKIVIADRGYQGLAKTGLQTPKKKSKHHPLNKQDKEANRWLGKLRTVIEHINRKIKIFKILSLPYRNRRKRFGLRANLIAGLVNAMG; translated from the exons ATGAAATACGAAAACCTAATCCAAAGAAGCGACAGGGAATTCAAACGGCTCACAGGTGTAACGCCCGTCCTTTTTCATGAAATGCTGCAAGTCACCACAGAAGCAGAAAGCCGGAAGGTCAAGTCGGGCAGGCCGCATACGCTCGGTTTGGCAGACCAACTGCTGCTTACCCTAAGTTATCTGCGCCATTATCATACCCAACTCGAATTGGCCGCTATCTACGGTCTTTCTGAAAGTAATGTCTGCCGCACCATCCGTAAAACTGAGGACGCTCTCATTCGTTGCAAACGCTTTTCCCTGCCAAAACACAAGAATCCGGGCGATCAAACGGTCATCATTGACGTTACCGAAAGCCCGATTGAACGT CCAAAAAAACAGCGGCAGTATTACAGCGGCAAGAAAAAGCGACACACGGTTAAAATCCAAGTCATATACGGCAGAGAAACTGAAAAAATCATCAGCATCCAGACGGGGATGGGTGCTCAGCATGACATGCGTTTAGCCAAGAAGCACCTTGCAGAGCTTTATCCCTACAAAATAGTCATTGCGGATAGGGGTTATCAAGGATTGGCTAAAACCGGATTACAGACCCCGAAAAAGAAATCTAAACATCATCCGCTGAACAAACAGGATAAAGAGGCGAACAGGTGGTTAGGCAAACTCAGAACCGTCATCGAGCACATCAACAGAAAAATTAAGATATTCAAAATCTTGTCGCTACCTTACCGCAACAGGCGGAAACGGTTCGGGTTAAGGGCAAATCTGATTGCAGGACTGGTTAATGCGATGGGATGA